The stretch of DNA TACCTCAAGTTTTAATTGATCAAGCAATTGAAAGCTAGACTGCAGGCCAAGGCTTTCTATTATATGGGTATAATACCACTCTTGCTGCTCTTTCCCTCGTTTAAATCTCCCCCAAACCTGATCGCCGAATTGTTCGATATCGCTGGCAATTGATCTGATATTATGCAATTTATCCGCACACGCAACTACCCGTATTTCTTCGGGAGCAGTCTCTAGGTACTCAATCGTATGCTTCTTCCGGTTCTCCCAAGAAAGAGATTTATCAGGCTCTGAACATCCCTCTACTATTTGAGCAATATTCCGGCCAAACAATTGCTCGATATCTTGTAAGGAAAGATTGGTATCCTCAACGGTATCATGTAATATTCCTGCTGCAACCAGCTCTTCACTATAGCCTGCCTTCATTAGAATCATCCCTACTGCCACTGGATGAGTGATATAAGGAATGTCGGTGCCTTTCCTATACTGTTTTTCATGGGCCTTTGCAGCCGTTTTTAGTGCTTTTTCAATAACATCCACATGTTTTCCTTCTCTCTATTCATTTTTAGGTGCTGTAAACTCAATATTTCGTGCATCTGCTTGAGCTGGCGAGGATTCTTTGATTCCACCCTTAATCCAAACGACGATCTCTTGTCCTTTCTCATATTTAGAAATATCTCCATATTCA from Bacillus sp. SLBN-46 encodes:
- a CDS encoding HD domain-containing protein translates to MDVIEKALKTAAKAHEKQYRKGTDIPYITHPVAVGMILMKAGYSEELVAAGILHDTVEDTNLSLQDIEQLFGRNIAQIVEGCSEPDKSLSWENRKKHTIEYLETAPEEIRVVACADKLHNIRSIASDIEQFGDQVWGRFKRGKEQQEWYYTHIIESLGLQSSFQLLDQLKLEVERLFKS